CTGACGCTCGCGTTCCGCGGTCGTTTCGCCAAGCATCGCAAATGGGGAAGAGTAACATCGGTGACTTGGTTTTTCACAGCTATAACCGGCGTTACTGTTTATACTTTGCTGTACTTGATGTTTCCCGGCGGGCATACGAAACCCGTATTGGATATACTTTTCGGCTAAAAAATCACGCTTATAATCGTGAAGAAGTGTATTTATGAAGCGGCAGACCTTTGAGTCTGCCGTTTTTTTTGGCGTAAAGCGGATAAATAAAAACGATTTTTCGAAGAACGGGACAGAGAAAATTGTACTTTATAAAAGCTTTAATTACCAACTATTGACACTTTAGGAGTGGTGTGATTATACTGTGCATAAAGATATATACAGTTTGTGAATGGAGGAGAAAATATATGATGAACTGGCGGGGCGCCAATATTCTGTTCCAGCATGAGATGCGCCGTTCGTGGTTGGGACTGCTTCTGACGATGTTGTTTTTCACTTATATGAGTATCGTGACGATGCCGCTGTTTACAATGGTGCTGCAAGGCGAAGATGGGGGCTGGGCCGGTGATTTTGTTTATTTGTCAGTGCTGCCGAGCATGAGCTTCCTGATGAACCGCTCGCTTCTCAAATATTGGCTGAACGACCCATATACCCGAAAGTTAGCCTATTGGCGAACAATGCCGATTGGCTTGACCTCTATAGTACTGGCGAGGATGATGCAGCTTGTAACCGTGCTTGTGATTGTCGGGATCTTCTTCTTCACTGCCCAGTATCTGATGCTGAATGAGCTTCGTGAATTATTGAGCCCGGGCGAATATGTCTATTTCGCGCTTACCTGGCTTGGCTATTCACTTGCGATAGGCTCAACCTATGTTTATTTCGAACAGGCCATAAACGGTAAGCTGTATCTTATCATTTGCATAGGTTATCTGATTCTGTTTGGCATCTCGGTGCTCGTCTTCTGGACTGCAGACGTACAATTACTTAAATCATCCATCGAAGCGGCTCAGCGTCATAATGTTATGTGGCCGGCAGGTGCGTTGACACTAGGAGCTGCAGTTATGATTTTTACCGGTATAGTTCTGCGAAAGCGGCTGGCAACAAGGAATTTGCTAAGCTAGACATTAGCGCCATAGACTGGGAACGGATTTTATTGCCCCGGAGAAGAAGGTGTGTACGGTGTGGATACCAATACAAGTTAACGAACAGAGCGCAGAGCCGTTATACCACCAAATTGAAGTTCAGCTGCGCGCATTAATTGTGAGTGATCAGCTAAGCGAGGGCACACTCCTGCCGTCGATTCGAGAACTCGCGCAAATGCTGAAATGCAGTGTAATTACGATTCGCCGCGTTTATCAGGACCTGGAAAATGAAGGGCTGCTGCTAACCCGTCAGGGTACGGGTACCTTTGTCGCCAGAGTTGGCGATGAGATTCGGCAGGTACAACGGCTAAGCGCTGTGGTGGAGGCGTTCGAATCGGCTGTTGATGCCGGGCTGCGGGTGCAGTGTACGGAAGAGGAAATGACGGAGCTGCTGCAAAATATACTTCGCCGCAAACGGAAGGCGGATGAATCATCTGGGGGAGGCTGAAATAACGATGGAGCAAACGGCAGTGTCGATACAAGGGCTTATACAGAGAAGGTCGCATTTTGAACTTGGACCGATTGATCTTGAGATTCCGAAGGGATATGTCACAGCGATCATTGGACCTAACGGCTCGGGAAAAAGCTCACTGTTCCGGCTCATGCTGGATCTGGCTAAACCCGACACCGGGGAAATTGCTCTGCTTGGCGAGAAAATCGGCAGAGGCGACGATCGCTTGCTCAAAGAGCGCATTGGCTATGTTCCGGAGCAGGCGATCGATCTTGAAGACCATCTGAGAGCGGAGGTAAAGGCGTTATTTTGCCGGAAATGGTATCCGCTGTGGGACGCCAATCGATTTCAGGAGCTGCAGAGGCGATTTGAAATCGACACCACGCTGAAGCTTGGCAAGATGTCCAAAGGAATGAGGCGCAAGTTCGATCTTGCGCTGGCGATGGCTCACAATCCGGAGCTTCTGCTGCTTGATGAGCCTTCCTCCGGACTTGATCCAATTGCCTGGAAGACGATGATCGATGTCCTTCACCGTTACATGGAGAGGAACGAACGCACCATATTAATGTCGTCGCACATTGTGGATGAAGTGCGGAGACTTGCGGATTATATCGTATTCATGGTGCAAGGCAGGGTGCTTGGTATGTTCGAGAAGGATACGCTGCTCGAGTCCTGGAATGTAATGTACATTGATGTTGGCAGTGATGCGAGCGTAAACTGGTCGTCAATGCCGGGCTTCATGAGTGCCGAGTATACGGGGGGGACGGCCTTTAAAGTAGTGACCAGTCATGTGCTTGAGGCGGAGTACTGGTGTGAAGCCTCGGATGTTCGAATCATAAACCGGCAGAAGCTGGAGTTGGACGATATATTGTCCCTGTTAGTCGAACAAGAAAGACATCGGATGCAGTCATAATTATTGCCATATGAATATGAGAGGAGTTCGAAAGACATAATGAATCCTTTGAAAGTAAATCAGGTATTCAAGCAGTACGGTGATAAGACCGCTGTGAACGGTATCAGCTTTGAAGTGGCTGAGGGGGAGATATACGGTCTGCTCGGTGCCAATGGCGCAGGCAAAACAACGACGATGAGGATGGTTCTGGGACTTATATATCCGGACGGCGGCAGCATTCAATATAACGGCAAAAACTACAGCGTCGAGCAGCTTCGCAATCTCGGCTATCTTCCGGAGGAGCGCGGGCTGTACCCGAAGGTCAAGGTTAGCGACCAAATCATCTACCTCGCGCAGCTGCGCGGCATGACGCGTAAAGCAGCAGACCGCAACCTGAAGCGGTGGCTCGAACGGTTCAGCGTTCCCGAATATTACGGGAAGAAGGTAGAGGAACTCTCGAAGGGCAACCAGCAGAAAATTCAATTTATCGCAGCCGTCATTCACGATCCGAAGATTATCATCATGGACGAGGCATTCAGCGGGCTGGATCCGGTTAACGTCGAGCTGCTCAAATCAACTGTAAAAGAGCTTCGAGACGCCGGCACGAGCATCCTGTTCTCGACGCACCGGATGGAGCATGTAGAGGAGCTTTGCCGGAATATTACTATCTTGCACAAATCGAATCCGGTGCTTCAGGGGAATTTGAAATCTATCAAGAAGGAGTTCCCGCGGGAACGCGTTATACTGGCCGTTGACGGCGACGTGAAAGGGCTCGAATCTATTGACGGCGTCCTTAAGGTAATCCGTCACGAATACGGATATGAGCTGTTTATTTCCCGGGAGGACGCGGGCAGGCCTATTCTGGAGCTGGCGATGGAACAATCGGATGTGACCAGGTTTGAAGTTTTGGAACCGACCCTGAACGAAATCTTTATTAAGATGGTAGGTGAGAGTCATGAGTAACAGCTTTTGGACGGTCGTCGGTTTTACCGTGAAGAACAAGTTCAGAGGGAAAGCTTTTCTTATTACGATGATTATTATCGCAGTTATTCTAAGCGTTGCGATCAACCTGCCTTACTTATTCACAAAATTCAGCGGCGAAGATAAGCCGGCGGCAGTCGGATATCTGGATAGCAGCGCAGATAAGCTAAGCTCCCAGCTGTTCACGGTTACCCGAATGGCGGAATTGGTGAACAAATATTATGAAGCGCAGGAGAAACCGGATATCAAGCTGGTTCCGATTCCGGATGCAGGTTCCGCGGCTGCGAATGAGGAGGCGCTCAAGCAGGCGGTCGCTGATGGTAAGATCGATGGATACATCGAATTTACCCCAAAGGAAAATTCCTTCCCGACGGTGACCTATAAATCTGAAGCGTTAATGGACGTCGGCGCCGCGCAATCGCTCAGAGCCGCACTTCAAGCGGTGAAGACGGAGGCGGTACTGGAAGGCGGAGGTATAAGCGGTGAGCAGAAATCGCTGCTGCTTGCTCCCGTAACAATCGATACCGTACAGATATCCACGTCCGGAGGAGCAGGCTCAGTAGGTCAAGGGAAATCCGAAACCCAGCAGGCTATGGATATGGGGCTTGTCTATGTTATTATCATCATGCTGTTTATGGCGATCATGATTACCGGACAAATGATAGCAAGCGAAATCACCGCGGAGAAAAGCTCCAGAGTGATGGAAATTCTTATCACAAGTGTCTCTCCACTTAAAGGCATGTTCGGCAAAATCTTCGGCATGTTCCTTGTAGGCCTCACTCAGGTTGCGGTGTATGTAGCTGTCATCATCATCAACATGACGCTGCCGCACAATGCAGAGACGCTCGCTGGTATGAATATTCGTCTAAGCGATATCGATCCGGTGCTGCTATGTTACGCGATTTTATTCTATCTGACCGGATATTTCCTGTTCGCAACGATGTTTGCGGCTGTGGGATCAATCGTCAGCCGCACAGAGGATCTGGGCCAAGCGGTGCTGCCGATCACGATGCTCTCGCTCGCCGGCTTCTATATCTGTATGTTCGGCGGACTCAACAACCCGAACTCTATGCTTATTAAAGTGACATCGTTCATCCCTTTCTTCTCGCCCTATGTAATGGTGACCCGTCTGGGTCTGTCCGATCCGCCGGTATGGCAGGTGTGGATCTCGATTCTGATTCTGCTCGCCACCATATTCGTTGTAGGCTGGCTGGCCGCGAAGATCTACCGCGCGGGCGTGCTCATGTACGGTAAACGACCGAGCATCAAGGAGCTGCGCAAGGCGATGAAGGCTTATAAGGTTTAACGGCCGGGCGTGAGTAATCCCCCTTTAGGCAGAATATTAATGTCATGGACAATTATAAAATAAAGGGGCTGAATAGTAGCGTGGCCAATCACATTTACAAGGTATTGGGGACAATATTTATGATTTTAAGTGGATCAATCTATACTATTGAAAGATGTATTGCTAATATTTCTAATTCGCTAATTGTGGCTGGCGGCTTCGCATCACACGGGACAACTGCTAATTTCAAAACAGAATACCCAAGTTTTAAGGATAACTTTTTTGTTTTGTTTTTCTTAATCATTGGAATTTTGATATTTACATATGGGTTAATCAAGAAACGCTAAACTAACGGGCACTGTTAGTTCCACCAACTAGCCAGGACGAAGCTGCCGGAAAGGTAGATTGCCTCATTATACGAAGGGGCATCTTACGCAACTTTCAACCTTTGGAAACGTATTTATGATGAACTGAGTATTGAAGGGAGTCATTACTTTGCCTAGGGTATTAAATCTATTTATCGGTTTTGTTATGGGGGTCATCTTGATGTATCTTCCTAAGCCACATATTTTTATTGTTAGTGATATTTTAGCGGATGACCTGATTGATACTATTCTTCAACAATTACTAAGTACACTAGGACTGATATTCGTATGTATGTTTGGCTATAAAACCTTTAAATTGATTTATAAGGAAGGTTAAGCTAAAGGGTAACGATAGGGAGTTCAACTTCACTTGCTGCTATGACGAGAACCGGATTCCCCTGTAAGGGTCCGGTTTTTTTCTGCAACGCATTGCTTAGCGTACGATTTTTTCCGTTTCGTGAGGTGACCCCATGCCCATCAAGTTAAAATCCTTTGGTGCCCCCAAAACGAAAACTTTGTGCCTTTTTATTGTTTTGGAGGTAATCAGTTTCGTTAACTTGATGGATATGGGGTACCCCCGACCAAATGCGGATACTGCTATGTGCTAAGGACGAAGAAAAGCAGCCCCTATGTAGGACTGCTCGTTGACATAACAATCGTTAGCGGAAGTTAATTTAACATATTATCATTCATTAAAATTCGTAACTGTTTTGCATATTTTGTCCGTAATAGGAGCCAGATAACAAGGGTATAAGAAAGACTTTGTTTTTAACCTATTAGTGCTCATAGCCGTCTACTACTATATCCAATTTTCCTGTTTCTGGACAGATGACAAGTCCATGAACACTAATATTCTTTGGGAACATCGGATGGTTTTTGACCATCTTAACGCTTTGTTCGACGCTTTCTTCAACCGATTGAAATCCAGTTAACCAACTTTTGATGTCAATACCTGCATCAGTTAAGGTTTTTATGATTTTTTCATCTAATCCGGCCTGTCCACATTTTTCTATGAAAGAATCAGGGTCTAACCCTTTCATCCCACAACCGTGATGTCCAACGATGGCGACTTCCTTTGCTCCAAGCTCATAAATCGCAACTAATATACTCCGCATCACACTTCCAAACGGGTGTGAAACGATCGCTCCTGCATTTTTGATAAGCTTTACGTCACCATTTTTAATGTTCATCGCTTGTGGCAATAATTCAACAAGTCGAGTATCCATACATGTAAGAACAACCATTTTTTTATTAGGAAATTTAGTCGTTTTGTATTTTTCATATTCCTCATTTTCAACGAATTGTTTATTGTATTCAAGAATCTCTGAAAGTAATGTCATTTAAATCCCTCCTAATAGTTAATAAAATTATTTCATATCTTTCTCTGATATTCAATATCCAACAACTAAACTTCTGAAAGGGGCCCTGCCGCATGCCCATCAAGCTAAAATGAAATCTATACTCCAAACTGGAAAAATAAACTATCCTTTTAATATCAAGCATAATTCCATAGAAAGGATGGTTTACCATGAAAATTTATGGTGCTACATCATAAGGCTCCTCAAATTGTAAACCGGAGACCATCTCTGGCTTTTAACTAACGTCTTCGAAGGAGCGCAACACCGATCGTTTCTGCGGCAGCCTCGTGATGCAGTATTTCCCGAGGGTACCAAAAGTCTTTAAATGACCGAGGGACACACTCTCGTTTCAGACCAATAAGTTGAATTACGTCGGGAATGAGATAAAGTTCTTGTAAATCGGGGGAGGAAGCTAGGTTCCGTCTCAACATCCAGGTCTATAAAGCATAAAAAAAAGCACTCTCCTTTAAAGGGAGGTATCTAAGAAAGAAGCAATTGCTGCCGCATTGTATTACATTGTCATGATGCAGAAAACCACGGATTCTACATCTACTTGGAAGGGGAGCAATGTAGAAGCCCAAGAGCCTATCGAAGTGTATGATGCCGCTGGGGATTTACATAGTTATATTGTGAATTTAACTTCGAATAGTCAACCTGCTGGCTTTATTGAAATCGCCAACAATTCCGGGGATTTCCCAGTTCTCAGTTTTGGCGAGCAATCAAATCGTATGACCGCTGCGGATATCGAGTCCATCACAAATCTAGCCCAAACAAAGCATAAGGAAAAAAATAAAGCATCAGAAAAAGTCGTGGTATACGGTACTGGTAAATTCGCCTTGAAGGTTGACTATTCTGATGGTTCTGCTGATCTGGCGACCCCTGATAATATCGAAGTTATTTCTGCGGAAAAGAATATTCCGAAAGCTAAAGAACCCAAGCAAAAAAACAATGAAAGCAAGGAGATATGGGGGGAAATTAAAAAACTTGCAACTGGAGAAATCGGAACTACCAGTGATGGGGTAACTGACAGTCTTGCCTTTGAGCAAGGATGGTCCTCGGGAAATGGTTTTAGTTATGGTACTGTAGGTGATGCAAACCAATACTATAGCTCATTGTGGAGTGGACCATCGGGTTGTGCACCAACCTCTGCTTATAATGTCTTTTATTGGTGGCATTACACAAAGGGAAAATCTAGCTTGCTAAAAAACAGCTCAGGCTACGTCGATAAGGATGCGACTGTCCTTTTATTACGACAAAAAATGGGAACTGACACTAGGGGCTGGACTCTTATTTCAGCTCAAACCTCCGGTATGTGAACGGCAGTGGTAAAATCCCCAATAACGGCACTTGAAAATTCCCCATAATCGGCAGAGACTCTTCCTTACGGGGGAGAGAGACAATGATCAAGAATGGGGAGTTTTACGTGATCCAGCACATGCGGCAAAAAGGTATGAATAAGACGCAAATTGCCGAGGAACTCGGCCGAGACCGGAAGACCATTGACAAGTGGCTTCGTGAAGAAGGGCCCAAATCCTATCAACGCCAAAAACCGAAATCGAGCATCTTGGCGCCGTATCAAGACTATATCCATTCCCGGATGGAAGAAGGCTGCCTGAATGCGGCCGTGTTGTTCGACGAAATCAAAGCCAAAGGATACCCAGGGCAGATCCGGTTGCTGCGCACCTTTATGGAACCTCTAAGGCCTGCGGTACTGGCCAAAGCGACTGAACGTTTCGAGACGCCGGCTGGTAAACAGGCGCAGGTCGACTGGGGTCATTTCAAAGTCGAGTGGAACGGTGAAGCTAAGCGGCTGTATGCTTCCGTCATGGTGCTCGGCTACTCCCGGATGATGTATCTGGAGTATACGGAAGATGAAAAACTGGATACCCTGATGGGCTGCCATGTCCGGGCGATGCAATACTTCGGCGGAAGAACGGAAACGGTACTCTACGACAATATGAAAACAGTCGTCACCGGTGCCGACGAACAGGGTCATCCCCTATGGAACGAACGATTCGCACGTTTTGCCGCCCACCATGGGTTCCTGCTGCGGCGCTGTGCTCCGTACCGTCCGCGAACCAAGGGTAAAGTTGAAAATGGCGTCGGATATGTGCGCAAGAATTTCTGGCCGCGGGTACGTACGTTTACCGGTTTAGCCGATCTCAATAGTAAGGCTCGTTTGTGGCTCGACACCGTTGCTAATGTCCGTATCCATGGCACCACCCATGAAGCACCGCAGCAACGCCTACTGCATGAGGGCCTGAAAACCTTCAATCTCGTTCCCTTCGATCAAGCGGAGCGGTACCCCCGCAAGGTAGCAGCTGACGCGCTGATCTCCTACGGAGCAAACCGCTATTCGGTGCCTTGGCGGTATGTCGGTCAGGTTGTGGAGGTACAGGATGAGCGTAACGGCCGCATCCGAATTTTTGTACAAGACAAGCTCATCGCCGAACACGACAAGGCTGCCGGACATCGCGAGGTCATCTTCGACAAGAAGCATACCGAAGGCATCCGCGCAGCAGGCGGCAAGCCCGCGCAACTCCCGATGCCGCGCCTCATGCAGCTAGCGCTGCCTGATGTCGTTCAGCGCGACCTGTCGGTCTACGAGCAGTTTCTGGATGAGGCGGTGATGCAATGATGGTCGTAACCGAACGCTTGCAGGAGGCTTTCGAGCATCTTGGATGGAGCCGAATTCCGGAAATATTGCATCAGCATGCCGAGGAGGCTGCCGCCCAGAACCGAACGTATCTGGATTTTCTCGACGGGCTACTGCAGGAGGAGCTCTCCGCCAAGCATGACCGCTTTATTCGCATGAAAACCCGGATGGCTCACTTACCGTACCACAAAACGCTTGATCAGTTCGACTTCGGTTTCCAACCGTCGGTTGAGGAACGACGTATCCGGGATCTAGCGACGCTCCGTTTTGTGGAGCACCAAGAAAACCTTGTCTTTTTAGGACCGCCCGGTGTAGGGAAAACACATTTAGCCGTGGCACTTGCACTGGAGGCCATTAAACGGCGATACACGGTGTATTTCACGACCGCGCACGATCTAGTGCAAACCCTCCAGCAAGCACATCTGAACAACACGATTACGCAAAAAATGAGGGCTTTGACCAAGCCAAACTTACTGATCATCGACGAGATCGGCTATCGCAAGATGGACGAAACGGCAGCGCACTTTTTCTTTCAGATCATTGCCGAGCGCTACGAGTCCGGATCCATTATTCTCACCTCCAACAAGTCCTACGGTGCCTGGGGAGAGATTTTCGGCGACTCCGTTTTAGCCACAGCGATTCTCGATCGCCTGCTCCACCACTCCACCACCATTAACATCAAGGGGGAGAGCTACCGCATTAAAGAAAAGAAAAAGGCAGGCTTCTTTCGACCCGATACGGAAAATGAAAAAACAGATTGAACCGATTTTCGCTGCCCCCTCGGGGGCCT
This is a stretch of genomic DNA from Paenibacillus sp. sptzw28. It encodes these proteins:
- a CDS encoding ABC transporter ATP-binding protein; this translates as MNPLKVNQVFKQYGDKTAVNGISFEVAEGEIYGLLGANGAGKTTTMRMVLGLIYPDGGSIQYNGKNYSVEQLRNLGYLPEERGLYPKVKVSDQIIYLAQLRGMTRKAADRNLKRWLERFSVPEYYGKKVEELSKGNQQKIQFIAAVIHDPKIIIMDEAFSGLDPVNVELLKSTVKELRDAGTSILFSTHRMEHVEELCRNITILHKSNPVLQGNLKSIKKEFPRERVILAVDGDVKGLESIDGVLKVIRHEYGYELFISREDAGRPILELAMEQSDVTRFEVLEPTLNEIFIKMVGESHE
- a CDS encoding carbonic anhydrase; translation: MTLLSEILEYNKQFVENEEYEKYKTTKFPNKKMVVLTCMDTRLVELLPQAMNIKNGDVKLIKNAGAIVSHPFGSVMRSILVAIYELGAKEVAIVGHHGCGMKGLDPDSFIEKCGQAGLDEKIIKTLTDAGIDIKSWLTGFQSVEESVEQSVKMVKNHPMFPKNISVHGLVICPETGKLDIVVDGYEH
- the istB gene encoding IS21-like element helper ATPase IstB, producing the protein MMVVTERLQEAFEHLGWSRIPEILHQHAEEAAAQNRTYLDFLDGLLQEELSAKHDRFIRMKTRMAHLPYHKTLDQFDFGFQPSVEERRIRDLATLRFVEHQENLVFLGPPGVGKTHLAVALALEAIKRRYTVYFTTAHDLVQTLQQAHLNNTITQKMRALTKPNLLIIDEIGYRKMDETAAHFFFQIIAERYESGSIILTSNKSYGAWGEIFGDSVLATAILDRLLHHSTTINIKGESYRIKEKKKAGFFRPDTENEKTD
- a CDS encoding ABC transporter ATP-binding protein — translated: MEQTAVSIQGLIQRRSHFELGPIDLEIPKGYVTAIIGPNGSGKSSLFRLMLDLAKPDTGEIALLGEKIGRGDDRLLKERIGYVPEQAIDLEDHLRAEVKALFCRKWYPLWDANRFQELQRRFEIDTTLKLGKMSKGMRRKFDLALAMAHNPELLLLDEPSSGLDPIAWKTMIDVLHRYMERNERTILMSSHIVDEVRRLADYIVFMVQGRVLGMFEKDTLLESWNVMYIDVGSDASVNWSSMPGFMSAEYTGGTAFKVVTSHVLEAEYWCEASDVRIINRQKLELDDILSLLVEQERHRMQS
- a CDS encoding GntR family transcriptional regulator; the encoded protein is MWIPIQVNEQSAEPLYHQIEVQLRALIVSDQLSEGTLLPSIRELAQMLKCSVITIRRVYQDLENEGLLLTRQGTGTFVARVGDEIRQVQRLSAVVEAFESAVDAGLRVQCTEEEMTELLQNILRRKRKADESSGGG
- a CDS encoding ABC transporter permease, encoding MSNSFWTVVGFTVKNKFRGKAFLITMIIIAVILSVAINLPYLFTKFSGEDKPAAVGYLDSSADKLSSQLFTVTRMAELVNKYYEAQEKPDIKLVPIPDAGSAAANEEALKQAVADGKIDGYIEFTPKENSFPTVTYKSEALMDVGAAQSLRAALQAVKTEAVLEGGGISGEQKSLLLAPVTIDTVQISTSGGAGSVGQGKSETQQAMDMGLVYVIIIMLFMAIMITGQMIASEITAEKSSRVMEILITSVSPLKGMFGKIFGMFLVGLTQVAVYVAVIIINMTLPHNAETLAGMNIRLSDIDPVLLCYAILFYLTGYFLFATMFAAVGSIVSRTEDLGQAVLPITMLSLAGFYICMFGGLNNPNSMLIKVTSFIPFFSPYVMVTRLGLSDPPVWQVWISILILLATIFVVGWLAAKIYRAGVLMYGKRPSIKELRKAMKAYKV
- the istA gene encoding IS21 family transposase; translation: MIKNGEFYVIQHMRQKGMNKTQIAEELGRDRKTIDKWLREEGPKSYQRQKPKSSILAPYQDYIHSRMEEGCLNAAVLFDEIKAKGYPGQIRLLRTFMEPLRPAVLAKATERFETPAGKQAQVDWGHFKVEWNGEAKRLYASVMVLGYSRMMYLEYTEDEKLDTLMGCHVRAMQYFGGRTETVLYDNMKTVVTGADEQGHPLWNERFARFAAHHGFLLRRCAPYRPRTKGKVENGVGYVRKNFWPRVRTFTGLADLNSKARLWLDTVANVRIHGTTHEAPQQRLLHEGLKTFNLVPFDQAERYPRKVAADALISYGANRYSVPWRYVGQVVEVQDERNGRIRIFVQDKLIAEHDKAAGHREVIFDKKHTEGIRAAGGKPAQLPMPRLMQLALPDVVQRDLSVYEQFLDEAVMQ